One Brassica napus cultivar Da-Ae chromosome A1, Da-Ae, whole genome shotgun sequence genomic region harbors:
- the LOC106348721 gene encoding dnaJ homolog subfamily B member 6-like has protein sequence MASNNSNDDLYAVLGLNKECTSTELRTAYKKLALRWHPDRCSSMGNLEFVDEAKKKFQAIQEAYSVLSDSNKRFLYDVGAYNSDDDVEDQNGMGDFLNEMAAMMNQSKPNENSSGDSFEQLQDLFNEMFQGDATAFPPSSSSSFSASTFSSSCNFVFDTNYQQSPFGMSSMGTSDPFGFDSRSHTFSLGVEHQQDFKKGKNNGGRRNRRKNNAQPSNNYGVPTS, from the exons ATGGCGTCGAACAACAGCAACGATGATTTGTATGCTGTTCTTGGTTTGAACAAGGAATGTACCTCGACCGAACTACGCACTGCTTATAAGAAGCTTGCTCTT AGATGGCATCCAGATCGTTGTTCATCGATGGGAAACTTGGAGTTTGTAGATGAAGCAAAGAAGAAATTTCAGGCTATTCAAGAGGCTTACTCTG TTCTGTCTGACTCCAACAAGAGGTTCCTCTATGATGTTGGAGCTTATAAcagtgatgatgatgttgaGGACCAAAAT GGAATGGGTGATTTCTTGAACGAAATGGCTGCAATGATGAATCAATCTAAGCCTAAT GAGAATAGTTCAGGGGACAGTTTTGAGCAGCTACAAGATTTGTTTAATGAGATGTTTCAAGGAGACGCCACAGCATTCCCACCCTCATCATCCTCATCCTTCTCTGCTTCAACTTTCAGTTCCTCTTGTAACTTTGTCTTTGATACAAACTATCAGCAGTCACCGTTTGGGATGAGCTCGATGGGGACTAGTGATCCTTTCGGATTTGACTCAAGATCTCACACCTTCTCTTTAGGG gTGGAACATCAGCAGGATTTCAAGAAAGGGAAGAACAATGGTGGAAGAAGGAACAGACGGAAGAACAATGCTCAACCTTCTAACAACTATGGAGTCCCTACTTCATAG
- the LOC106348767 gene encoding phosphoinositide phosphatase SAC2 isoform X1 translates to MAAPERSMDTSSSFLQKFRLYETRSNFYMIGRDKNRTFWKVLKLDRTEQTELNFHQDSTPYTESECFETLRRIHEGNRSAGGLKFVTTCYGIIGFIRFLGPYYMLIITKRRKLGEVCGHTVYGVAKSRIVTIPHASVLSTVAYSKDEKRYKRLLCTVDLTKDLFFSYSYHIMHSLQRNMSNNAEGQTYYESMFVWNEYLTRRIRNNPKDCMWTVALVYGFFKQVKLSVCEKNFRLTLIARRSRHYAGTRYLKRGVNEKGRVANDVETEQIVYEEAQDGHPVRVSSVVQNRGSIPLFWSQETSRLNIKPDITLSAKDPNFEATRLHFENLAKRYGNPIIVLNLIKTREKRPRETILRVEFANAITFINKGLSKEERLRPLHWDLHKHSRKKGTNVLGILGRLATYALNLTGIFYCQLTSDGFQNQNPSTVDFYCRNNIDECSTYDLPTKDEIASDSAVENGNDKKDRQKEATMLQNGVLRTNCIDCLDRTNVAQYAYGLVAFARQLHALRLTESDTIDLDNPLAEDLMGVYETMGDTLALQYGGSAAHNKIFCERRGQWKAATQSQELFRTLQRYYSNAYMDAEKQDAINLFLGYFQPQPDKPALWELGSDQHYNAARFLASSVPEISRSTMKRSLSESSILSEGSSTVAGRHGLGEKDEEVKGLSDSAPEIISTSKTAAMIAGSFSAPPATLEDIGLDEILENDCFCCNDDRHGGDQCTCAAFDMDWVSSSGASCEDESSYGRSTMVRSFETIPESTKIESEICVINTKRDEVTTMEGEVISGIPQGYVRWVMDEEEGHFW, encoded by the exons ATGGCGGCGCCAGAGAGATCGATGGACACGAGTTCTTCCTTCTTACAAAAGTTCAGACTTTACGAGACACGCTCG AACTTCTACATGATCGGAAGAGATAAAAACCGAACCTTTTGGAAGGTTCTCAAGCTAGACAGAACAGAGCAAACAGAGCTCAACTTTCACCAAGACTCAACTCCTTACACAGAATCCGAATGCTTCGAGACTCTGAGGAGGATACACGAAGGGAACAGATCAGCCGGTGGGTTAAAATTCGTCACCACTTGCTACGGCATCATCG GATTCATTAGGTTCTTGGGACCTTACTACATGCTGATAATCACTAAGAGAAGGAAGCTTGGTGAAGTTTGTGGGCATACTGTTTATGGTGTAGCAAAGAGCAGGATTGTTACGATTCCACATGCTTCTGTTCTATCCACTGTGGCTTATTCTAAGGATGAGAAAAG GTACAAGAGGCTTCTCTGCACTGTTGATCTCACAAAGGACTTATTCTTCAGCTATTCCTATCATATCATGCATTCACTTCAGAGGAATATGTCAAACAATGCTGAAGGACAGACTTACTATGAATCTATGTTTGTCTGGAACGAATACTTAACTCGGCGGATTCGAAATAACCCCAAGGACTGTATGTGGACAGTTGCCTTGGTGTATGGATTCTTCAAACAG GTTAAGCTATCAGTTTGTGAGAAGAACTTTAGATTGACTCTAATTGCTCGCCGATCTAGGCATTATGCTGGCACAAG GTATCTGAAACGTGGTGTGAACGAGAAAGGAAGGGTAGCTAATGATGTTGAGACAGAGCAGATTGTTTACGAGGAAGCTCAAGATGGTCATCCCGTCCGAGTAAGTTCTGTAGTTCAGAACCGTGGCTCCATACCCTTGTTCTGGTCTCAGGAGACTTCACGCTTGAATATCAAACCTGATATAACAT TGTCAGCGAAAGACCCTAACTTCGAGGCAACAAGACTGCATTTCGAAAATCTAGCAAAGAGATATGGGAATCCAATCATAGTACTCAACTTGATCaag ACACGTGAAAAGAGACCTCGTGAGACCATTCTGCGTGTAGAGTTTGCAAATGCAATTACGTTTATAAACAAAGGGCTAAGCAAGGAGGAGCGTCTAAGGCCTCTTCACTGGGATTTGCATAAACACTCCAGAAA aAAAGGCACAAACGTGTTGGGGATTCTCGGCAGGTTGGCTACTTATGCACTGAACTTGACTGGCATCTTCTACTGTCAGCTAACTTCAGAtgggtttcagaaccagaatcCATCCACCGTGGA TTTTTATTGCAGGAACAATATTGATGAATGTTCTACTTATGATCTTCCCACTAAAGATGAGATTGCATCAGACTCAGCGGTGGAAAATGGTAATGACAAAAAGGATCGGCAAAAGGAAGCCACCATGCTTCAGAATGGAGTCTTGAGGACTAACTGCATAGACTGTTTAGACCGCACCAATGTTGCTCAGTACGCTTATGGTTTGGTAGCTTTTGCGCGTCAGCTCCATGCTTTGAGATTGACAGAGTCTGATACTATTGATCTAGATAATCCTCTGGCTGAAGATTTGATGGGAGTTTATGAGACAATGGGCGATACTCTTGCGCTTCAGTATGGAGGATCAGCTGCACACAACAAG ATATTTTGTGAAAGGCGTGGTCAGTGGAAAGCGGCTACTCAGTCACAAGAACTATTCAGAACATTGCAACGTTACTACAGTAACGCTTATATGGATGCTGAAAAGCAAGATGCAATTAACTT GTTCTTGGGATACTTTCagccacaaccagataagccaGCGCTATGGGAATTAGGTTCTGATCAGCATTACAATGCAGCAAGGTTTCTTGCCAGTTCTGTACCTGAGATCTCAAG GTCTACGATGAAACGATCTCTATCAGAAAGTAGCATCCTTAGTGAGGGCAGTAGTACAGTAGCTGGTAGGCATGGTTTAGGTgagaaggatgaagaagttaaagGTCTTTCAGATTCAGCACCTGAGATCATCTCAACTTCTAAAACTGCTGCCATGATTGCTGGTAGTTTCAG TGCTCCACCAGCGACGTTGGAGGATATAGGTTTAGACGAGATACTTGAAAACGATTGCTTCTGCTGTAATGATGATAGGCATGGTGGTGACCAATGCACATGTGCAGCTTTTGATATGGATTGGGTTTCTTCTTCAGGAGCCTCTTGTGAAGATGAGAGTAGTTACGGAAG ATCAACAATGGTTAGATCTTTTGAAACCATACCTGAAAGTACAAAAATAGAGTCAGAGATTTGTGTCATTAACACAAAG aGAGATGAAGTAACAACTATGGAGGGAGAAGTCATTAGTGGGATTCCTCAAGGTTATGTGAGGTGGGTGATGGATGAAGAAGAGGGACATTTCTGGTGA
- the LOC106348767 gene encoding phosphoinositide phosphatase SAC2 isoform X2 has product MAAPERSMDTSSSFLQKFRLYETRSNFYMIGRDKNRTFWKVLKLDRTEQTELNFHQDSTPYTESECFETLRRIHEGNRSAGGLKFVTTCYGIIGFIRFLGPYYMLIITKRRKLGEVCGHTVYGVAKSRIVTIPHASVLSTVAYSKDEKRYKRLLCTVDLTKDLFFSYSYHIMHSLQRNMSNNAEGQTYYESMFVWNEYLTRRIRNNPKDCMWTVALVYGFFKQVKLSVCEKNFRLTLIARRSRHYAGTRYLKRGVNEKGRVANDVETEQIVYEEAQDGHPVRVSSVVQNRGSIPLFWSQETSRLNIKPDITLSAKDPNFEATRLHFENLAKRYGNPIIVLNLIKTREKRPRETILRVEFANAITFINKGLSKEERLRPLHWDLHKHSRKKGTNVLGILGRLATYALNLTGIFYCQLTSDGFQNQNPSTVENNIDECSTYDLPTKDEIASDSAVENGNDKKDRQKEATMLQNGVLRTNCIDCLDRTNVAQYAYGLVAFARQLHALRLTESDTIDLDNPLAEDLMGVYETMGDTLALQYGGSAAHNKIFCERRGQWKAATQSQELFRTLQRYYSNAYMDAEKQDAINLFLGYFQPQPDKPALWELGSDQHYNAARFLASSVPEISRSTMKRSLSESSILSEGSSTVAGRHGLGEKDEEVKGLSDSAPEIISTSKTAAMIAGSFSAPPATLEDIGLDEILENDCFCCNDDRHGGDQCTCAAFDMDWVSSSGASCEDESSYGRSTMVRSFETIPESTKIESEICVINTKRDEVTTMEGEVISGIPQGYVRWVMDEEEGHFW; this is encoded by the exons ATGGCGGCGCCAGAGAGATCGATGGACACGAGTTCTTCCTTCTTACAAAAGTTCAGACTTTACGAGACACGCTCG AACTTCTACATGATCGGAAGAGATAAAAACCGAACCTTTTGGAAGGTTCTCAAGCTAGACAGAACAGAGCAAACAGAGCTCAACTTTCACCAAGACTCAACTCCTTACACAGAATCCGAATGCTTCGAGACTCTGAGGAGGATACACGAAGGGAACAGATCAGCCGGTGGGTTAAAATTCGTCACCACTTGCTACGGCATCATCG GATTCATTAGGTTCTTGGGACCTTACTACATGCTGATAATCACTAAGAGAAGGAAGCTTGGTGAAGTTTGTGGGCATACTGTTTATGGTGTAGCAAAGAGCAGGATTGTTACGATTCCACATGCTTCTGTTCTATCCACTGTGGCTTATTCTAAGGATGAGAAAAG GTACAAGAGGCTTCTCTGCACTGTTGATCTCACAAAGGACTTATTCTTCAGCTATTCCTATCATATCATGCATTCACTTCAGAGGAATATGTCAAACAATGCTGAAGGACAGACTTACTATGAATCTATGTTTGTCTGGAACGAATACTTAACTCGGCGGATTCGAAATAACCCCAAGGACTGTATGTGGACAGTTGCCTTGGTGTATGGATTCTTCAAACAG GTTAAGCTATCAGTTTGTGAGAAGAACTTTAGATTGACTCTAATTGCTCGCCGATCTAGGCATTATGCTGGCACAAG GTATCTGAAACGTGGTGTGAACGAGAAAGGAAGGGTAGCTAATGATGTTGAGACAGAGCAGATTGTTTACGAGGAAGCTCAAGATGGTCATCCCGTCCGAGTAAGTTCTGTAGTTCAGAACCGTGGCTCCATACCCTTGTTCTGGTCTCAGGAGACTTCACGCTTGAATATCAAACCTGATATAACAT TGTCAGCGAAAGACCCTAACTTCGAGGCAACAAGACTGCATTTCGAAAATCTAGCAAAGAGATATGGGAATCCAATCATAGTACTCAACTTGATCaag ACACGTGAAAAGAGACCTCGTGAGACCATTCTGCGTGTAGAGTTTGCAAATGCAATTACGTTTATAAACAAAGGGCTAAGCAAGGAGGAGCGTCTAAGGCCTCTTCACTGGGATTTGCATAAACACTCCAGAAA aAAAGGCACAAACGTGTTGGGGATTCTCGGCAGGTTGGCTACTTATGCACTGAACTTGACTGGCATCTTCTACTGTCAGCTAACTTCAGAtgggtttcagaaccagaatcCATCCACCGTGGA GAACAATATTGATGAATGTTCTACTTATGATCTTCCCACTAAAGATGAGATTGCATCAGACTCAGCGGTGGAAAATGGTAATGACAAAAAGGATCGGCAAAAGGAAGCCACCATGCTTCAGAATGGAGTCTTGAGGACTAACTGCATAGACTGTTTAGACCGCACCAATGTTGCTCAGTACGCTTATGGTTTGGTAGCTTTTGCGCGTCAGCTCCATGCTTTGAGATTGACAGAGTCTGATACTATTGATCTAGATAATCCTCTGGCTGAAGATTTGATGGGAGTTTATGAGACAATGGGCGATACTCTTGCGCTTCAGTATGGAGGATCAGCTGCACACAACAAG ATATTTTGTGAAAGGCGTGGTCAGTGGAAAGCGGCTACTCAGTCACAAGAACTATTCAGAACATTGCAACGTTACTACAGTAACGCTTATATGGATGCTGAAAAGCAAGATGCAATTAACTT GTTCTTGGGATACTTTCagccacaaccagataagccaGCGCTATGGGAATTAGGTTCTGATCAGCATTACAATGCAGCAAGGTTTCTTGCCAGTTCTGTACCTGAGATCTCAAG GTCTACGATGAAACGATCTCTATCAGAAAGTAGCATCCTTAGTGAGGGCAGTAGTACAGTAGCTGGTAGGCATGGTTTAGGTgagaaggatgaagaagttaaagGTCTTTCAGATTCAGCACCTGAGATCATCTCAACTTCTAAAACTGCTGCCATGATTGCTGGTAGTTTCAG TGCTCCACCAGCGACGTTGGAGGATATAGGTTTAGACGAGATACTTGAAAACGATTGCTTCTGCTGTAATGATGATAGGCATGGTGGTGACCAATGCACATGTGCAGCTTTTGATATGGATTGGGTTTCTTCTTCAGGAGCCTCTTGTGAAGATGAGAGTAGTTACGGAAG ATCAACAATGGTTAGATCTTTTGAAACCATACCTGAAAGTACAAAAATAGAGTCAGAGATTTGTGTCATTAACACAAAG aGAGATGAAGTAACAACTATGGAGGGAGAAGTCATTAGTGGGATTCCTCAAGGTTATGTGAGGTGGGTGATGGATGAAGAAGAGGGACATTTCTGGTGA
- the LOC106348730 gene encoding protein PATRONUS 1, with amino-acid sequence MNTLQQMIFPDENAPIHRKKSVVTAASVLGQKKKPGGARKALNDITNKSAGAHPKPSSKTKQLAGEMFLHDHSKCIKEQQSLWDDDDLLLHHDSSCIKEKNLKYNLTCDEPEEIPSPKLTSYLKSSTPWRSPVRHGSMMMLMPSTPLAWRFDSAEFTLKEDYDDLF; translated from the exons ATGAACACTCTTCAACAGATGATCTTCCCTGACGAGAACGCTCCCATTCATCGCAAAA AGTCTGTTGTTACAGCTGCTTCTGTGCTTGGTCAGAAGAAGAAACCTGGAGGAGCTCGTAAGGCTCTCAATGATATCACCAACAAGTCAGCTGGGGctcatcccaaaccttcttcCAAGACCAAGCAACTTGCTGGGGAGATGTTCTTGCATGACCACAGCAAATGCATCAAGGAGCAGCAAAGTCTCTGGGACGATGATGATCTTTTGCTTCACCATG attctTCTTGCATCAAGGAAAAGAATCTCAAGTACAATTTGACTTGTGACGAACCAGAAGAGATTCCATCGCCCAAGTTGACTAGTTACCTGAAGAGCTCAACTCCATGGCGCTCTCCAGTCCGCCATGGCTCTATGATGATGTTGATGCCTTCCACTCCTCTTGCTTGGCGGTTCGATTCAGCTGAATTCACACTCAAAGAAGACTACGACGACCTCTTCTGA